In one window of Nothobranchius furzeri strain GRZ-AD chromosome 11, NfurGRZ-RIMD1, whole genome shotgun sequence DNA:
- the tnfa gene encoding tumor necrosis factor a (TNF superfamily, member 2) encodes MESECKIELNAAEAVKLTPTISRASHGSKLTVVLIAVCLAAAAAFLILNTHTKSPVPDEDQNALHHKLREISNVRAAIHLEGEYNPNMKAIEWTTEVDQSHAQGGLQLINNEIVIPQTGLYFVYSQASFRVSCSTRSAEDVTSKSMVHLSHAVKRWSSSFGSDDEKSYQTILHSVRTACQKSVDENSDSDESWFSAIYMGAVFSLRRGDRLKTVMEERMMEKLEDEPGKTFFGVFAL; translated from the exons ATGGAGTCTGAATGTAAGATAGAGCTAAATGCTGCAGAAGCTGTTAAACTGACACCAACTATCTCCAGAGCATCTCACGGGTCAAAGCTGACCGTGGTCCTGATTGCTGTCTgccttgctgctgctgcagctttcctcatcctcaacacacacacaaag AGTCCAGTACCAGATGAAGACCAAAATG CTCTTCACCACAAACTGAGAGAGATTTCAAACGTCCGAGCAGCCATCCACCTCGAAG GAGAATACAACCCCAACATGAAGGCAATAGAATGGACAACTGAGGTGGACCAGTCCCATGCCCAAGGAGGTCTGCAACTCATAAACAACGAAATAGTGATTCCACAGACGGGTCTCTACTTTGTATACAGTCAAGCATCCTTCCGGGTCAGTTGCAGCACCAGGAGTGCTGAGGATGTCACTTCAAAGTCCATGGTCCACCTGAGCCACGCCGTGAAGCGCTGGTCCAGTTCGTTTGGGAGTGATGATGAGAAGTCCTATCAAACCATCCTGCATTCGGTTCGAACTGCGTGCCAGAAGTCAGTCGATGAAAACTCCGACTCAGACGAAAGCTGGTTTTCTGCCATATACATGGGAGCTGTGTTCAGCCTACGGAGAGGAGACAGGCTGAAAACAGTGATGGAGGAGAGAATGATGGAGAAATTGGAGGACGAGCCAGGAAAGACCTTCTTTGGAGTGTTTGCTCTGTGA